The window GCATGAATCGCGGGCGGATCGATATGGCGACGCCCTATTTGCGCGAGGCATTGCGCTTTATCGGCGTCAGCGACGTTCGTTTCGCGCTGATCGGGCCGACCGCCGGCCCGGCCGAGCCGGCGCGCTCCGCCCGCGAGGCCGCGCACCGTCAGTTGGTCGAGATGGCGGCGGGCTTCTGACGGAAGCAACCCCCACGAGCTCGATCGTCAACGCCAGGATGGAGGAAGCGGCGCGGTGCTGCCGGCGTCGGGAAAGCCTTCAAGAGCGCGCGTGCGACGCGTCGGATTGAGCAGGGACAATAAAGGCAGAAAGGTAAGCTGATCAGACATTACACAAGGCCTCAATGTCCGCTTTGCGCGGCGGGTTCAACTGGTCAGCGCAACACACTAATCCTTTAGCAAAGATGGAGTGTGGGCCATGAAACAGCGACGTCGCATCTATTACTCGGCGGCACCTCGAGCCCAGAGCGAACAGACGCTTGATGGCGGTCTATCGAAAATAAATCGCCTTACACACATCGATTGATAAGACATGCGTTCGTGTTGAGGCAACCGCTGGTTTGGCAACGGTGCCAGCCTGGTGTTTTATTCCTCTCCGGGAAAGATGGACCACCCCCGCTCATCTAAGTCATCGTTGCCCGGTCTCGCGAATCCGAGGAACTTGACTTTCGGCAAGTCGGCCGGCGGTCTCATTTTGCGAAAGAGCGAGCGCCGCGAGCACTGTCCGGTTGCTGATTTCAAGCTTCTGATAGATGTGATGGAGATGCACCTTGATGGTGCCGTCGGCAATATTCAACCGGCGCCCAATTTCCTTGTTCGACAATCCCTTAGATACCAGACGCATGATCTGACGCTCACGGTCCGTCAGCACCGTCAGCACGTTCTCCGCAATCGCGATGTTCGCTCGATCCCGAGATACGGCAGAGTCGGAGGAAGGTAGCGGCAGCAGCCTCTGGCCATCCGCGACCTGGCGCAGGGACTGCAACAGAAATTCGGGCGTCGCATCCTTCGGAATGACCCCGTAGGCTCCGGCTGCGGCCGACATCACCAGTTCGCGATCTTCAATAGATGTGGTGAAGAAAACCAACCGGGTGGGAAGATTCTCGGAGTTAGCGATGGCTAGGATTTCCAGCCCGGTCAGACCAGGCATCGAAATGTCGAGGACGGCAATGTCCGGGACCAAACGTCGAATCGCTTCGATGCAGTCCGTACCGTCACTGCAGCTCGCAACAATTTTGAAGCTGCTCTCTGCCCCGAGTACGTTCGTCAAACCTTGCAGAACCACGGGATGACGATCCGCTATCACCACGCTGGTACAACGCATAGGCGGTCCTTAGCCTGCCCCCCTAACTTGAACCCCACGCGCCAACGCAAAGTTCCTCCTAACCTCCCGCAGAGTCACTATTTTTTTGAGCTTCTTGGCATCATCATACCGCAACGCAGCAAAAAAACAAGTGACCCAGTTGGGAGGGAGTTGTGTCTGTTCGCCAGTGAGACATCAGGACCTATCCAGCACAAATCTGGAGAGACGAAACAATCCAAAAAATCTGAATCGGTTTGGTCGAGAATGCCCTCCGCGGCGCGATCATTTTTACAATGCTTGGTAGCTTCTCACACACAACTCGCTCAGAGATGAGGCTTCACAGCGCACGCCTTGTTGTTGTGATTATCTACCGCGCCAACCGTTACTCACGACATTCCGTCCGAACTTGCGCCGCGCGCCTATAACCAAAGATATATAGGGATATCGTGCATTCGAATCTAACATTCATAAAAGCTTCACGGGACACAAGTGTGAGGCTTTCGGAATTTGACCACGAGACATTTCCTCTGAGGATGGAGGGCGCCACCGACTGAAGAAGTCAGATATTCGATACCAAGACTTCCACCGAAGAAGGAGTCGCTAACACCAAAACGAGAGGGCCGCAGTTCGATGGCCCCAGAGGCGATATGCGTACAGGGCTGGAGGTCATTATGTCGCGGCGAAGGTCTTTTGCGACCGTACTCGTTGGGAAACACATTTTACTTAGAGAGGGGCTTGCCAGAATCTTACGTCCAGCAAATTTTCGGATCCTGGCCTCGGTATTATCCGCCGATAATTTGCTCCAGAGCAAACTCCAACTGCACCAACCGCTGTTTCTCATTGTCCATACCGGCGATGATTTTGACGCCGCGGTCGAACAGATCGAACTTTTCAGGGATCAGCACCCGGGCGGGCGCATTGCGATCGTGGCCGATCACTATCGGCTGGATGACCTGGTTTCAGCATTTCGGGCAGGTGCCAACGGCTATTTCGTCGACGTCATGACGTGCGATGCATTCATCAAATCCTTGGAGCTGGTGATGATGGGTGAGACAATTTTCCCGCCGGCTTTTCTGTCATTCGTTCTCGATCTGGAAAGCGACCACTTCGCAGCGGCAATGACACGCGACGAAAACAACCAGGCGATCCTCGTCACGGACGGGGACACGCCCGCGCCGCAGCTTTCCCCACGGGAAAAATCAATTCTCGGCTGCCTGATTGAAGGCGACTCCAACAAATGCATCGCGCGAAAGATCGATATCGCCGAGGCCACCGTAAAGGTCCACGTCAAGGCGATCCTTCGCAAGATCCGGGTCCAGAACCGGACACAGGCGGCGATTTGGGGGATGAACAACGGATGGTTGGCACGAACGGCAAACAACAAGTCCCCGCTATCAACCTCCGATGTGAACAAGCGGCTGCCAAACCCCGTGGGGGAAATCCCCGAAATCAAGCGGATCGACCCGCCGGTACCACTCGGTGTGATCGACCACGAAACAATTCAGTTGCAGGTGCCTCGCACCGACCACTTCATCGGCAAGTTAAAGACTGAGGGCAGGATCCGGCTCCGCAAATAGTCGGCGGTTCGGCGCTCTTTCATCGCACCGATCCCAATGAATAGAGGCACACCGTCGATCCAGTGTTGATTTGCGTTTCCGGCGATGAAGTTTTCACCTCGAATCCGCGGGACGCATACGCCCGATATTGGCAAGCACCGTCCGGTTGCGAATCGAGAGCTTCTGGAAAATATGATGCAGGTGGACCTTGATGGTTCCTTCTGAAATGTGGAGCCGCTTCCCGACTTCCCGATTTGAAAGCCCGGTTGACACCAACTCTATGATCTGCCCTTCGCGAGCTGTTAGAGCGACCACTGATTCGTCGGGCTCGCCGCGCACGCGGGTATTGCGGACCGCGCGCGGCACGAGTTGCTGCCCGGACATGATCTGTCGCAACCACCGTACTAGCGACTGCGGCGTGCCATCCTTGGGTAGGACGCCGCTGGCGCCCATGGAGAATGCTGTCGCCGGGTCGGTGGCCGATGATGATAGGAAGACCACTCGCGTGGGAAGCGCTTCCGTCCTGACCACCGCGAGAACGGGAAGTCCGCTCAAGTCCGCCAAGGACATGTCGAGCAGCGCCAAGCTCGGGGAATGACTGCGTATGGCCTCAACGCATTCCGTTTCGTCCTGGCAACTCGCCACGACGACGAAATCGTCCTCGGTCTGCAATACGCTCGCCAGGCCGCACAGGAACACGGGATTGCGATCGCCAATAACAACGCTGTTCCGGCGCGGCGTTTTGTCCGTATCGCGCGGTACACGGGAAGTGGACGCGACCAATGGCGTACTCCGGGTCAAGCGTGGCCTTGTCGCGGCCGGCCTGGATCGTCCGCGGCCATCGGTGCATTCGCGGAATCTTGCAACAAACGGGATCTGGCGAGGCCGAGCCGTGCGGACATTCAATCGGCGACGCGTGACTCTGGGACCATCATGCTTAGCAGCCTCAAATAACGGATACGACCTCCTCACGTCGCGCCCTCCTCATTCGACACCAACGACACGCCTGCTCTTGACGGCGGCGACTGCCGCGGACCATCTTCCAACTCGGCCAATTCTTCTTAAGCAATATGGTCGCAAATGGGCCAGAAGGTGGTGGCAAGGACAATGATACATAGGAGGTAACTATGCGTCGTCGTGCACATGCTACCGCTCTTGTTGGATAGTGTTCCCTTCTGCGTGGGCTCTCCTACATGCTATGAGCGGATCATCCACAATCTGGTTTTTGGGGCGGATCGAACAGCACCAGCCCCTTCTTGATTCGAGGAGCGACCCACGGGCGATGGCCAATCAGATCTAAGCCTTCAAGGATCCAGCACCGCGCCGGCCGCGTCGCGTTTCAACGTCGCCGAGTTGGGTTCGACAACATTGCTGCCGGTTCGCGCCGAGAGAACTGTCGCAGGGAGTCGACGCAATCGGCCAGGTGATTCCGGATCCGCCCCCCTCATGATCATCGGACCGAATTTCCGCCCCCAGAATAGGCCGCGTCCGGCGAGCAGAGCCGGCGACCACGTCCAGTGGACTGCAGGGAGGGGAACGGACCACCAGAGCAAGCCTCGTTCGGCGAGCAAGGAAAGCAGGATTCCGACCGCCAATGCGGCAACGGTCGTCAACGCGAAGAGCAGCGCGACATTTGGCCCGGACGGCACCATGACGGGCTCCGCTGGCAGCAGCAATTGGCCGTCAGCGAACCTGACCATGTCCGGCGCCACCACCGCCTCTCGTTCCTCGGCCACCACCCCTTCCCGCGCAGCGGCCAACGCTGCTTTCAGACGTGCGAGTTTGGCCGATCCGTTGAGATAGCTCGGGTGGCGTGGACCGAAAACGGACGACAGCGCGGTCATTTCTCGTTCGGCCACGGCATACGCCTCGATGGCCTGTTGCCGCAGTCGTCCGCGCAGATATTCGGACGCCACCCAATTCGCCAATCGGGCGGCGCGCTCCGGATCGGACGCAGTGACCGCGACCGTTATCAAATAGGACCGCGGATCGTTGGTCACGGTGATCTGCCTCATGACGCGTGCGACGGCAAGATCGCGCGGCATCGGCGCGGGCAGCCCGAAAACCGACCGAACGGACGACAGCACCCGCGCCGGAAGCGACGGGCGCGCATAGGCCGGATCATTGTCGAGCCCGAGCACCGAAACGACCGCGCTGGCGGTCCCGCGCGAGCGGACGATGCGGGCCGCGCTATCCACGACGGCTGCCGCGTCAACCGCAGCGGTCGACTGGACTTTCTCACCCGAAACAGTTTCGTCACGGGTGAAATCGAGCTTGATCATTGCTTCGCCGGTATAGCGTGGCGCGATCAGCACGAGTGCGACCGACAGGGCCGCCAAGGCGATGCCGAGAACCGCGGCAAAGAGAGCCCTGTGCCTCCACAGGATTCGCAGCGTGTCGTACACGACGCTTTCGTAGTGGATGCGCGGGGTGTAGATCGCCTTCTTCTCGAGTGTAGACCTGCTGGACATCCTGGTCTCCCGGATAGATGCCGTCCTTTAATCGCCTGTTGCATTGCACCGGTTAGACCGGTTCCCTTCCGCCACCGGCGAAAGAGTGGCAGGAATGGGTACCTCCTATTCCCCAATTCGCCCGGCCGCCGTCATCGCACGAAAATCCTGAAGACAGCGGGGTCGAATAAGCCGCGGAACAGATTTCTGGCCCGGCTCTCGTCCGCGGCTTGCAGCACTTCCAGAAACAGGGTCGGGCCGCCGGGCCGTAAGGTTTTACCCTCGGCGCAGTGTTCACATGACCCACCGTGCGGATGCACAAGCAAGCGTGCGATTTCGAGCAGGCCCCGCTGGTACGGATGTCGAACGATCTGGCAGCCGAGGAGCCGGGCCTCACGGACACGATCGATATTGGCCGGGGCAAAGCTATGAGTGGCTGCGCGAAACATCGGCAGATCCCATTCCGAGTCGCCGACCGCGATCGTCTCGGCGTCGGGCCTCAAGACCCAATCGCGCAGGGCCGACAAGCCTGTACCCTTATTGACATCCTTGGCCACGATCGTCGTATCGATTGTGGTTTGGTGGAAGGAAAGCCGATCCAGCCCCAAGGATTTCATCAAATGATGCATGATGAGCTTCGGGAGGGGGGCAGGTGCGCCGCCTCCGATACTGAATGAGCGCGCCGAATTCAAGACAGAGGAGAGAAGGCCGCGCGGTTTGTCATGATAGCTGAAGGCCCTAATGGAATATTGATGGCGGTCGTCGAGGAATACCCCGGGGAGCAGCCGCAAATGACTTCTCAGCTGGTCCAACTGGACCATAGCCTCCGGGTCGATGAGAATTCGCTCGCGCTGACCTACAGCGTCCCACAGATAGCTGCCGTGCTCGGCGACGCCTCCGGCCAAATGATAGGCCTGGCAGTAATCCTTCACTTCGGCGGCCGACCGGGCCGTGTTCAGGGCGACCGAGAATCCATGCGCGTTCAACAAGGAAAGGGCCTCGATCCCGACCGCTGAGGCGCACGGAAAACCGAAGAGCCGACGGTCGAGCACGCCGTCGACATCGAGCGCGACAAGCGGCGAACGCCACTCCAGCGCTTGCGGCGGCCGACAAAAGCTGCCGCAATATCGCGCGGCATGGACCGTGAGAAAATTCCAGGCGCTCATGAATTGGAGATGGAATTCCTGCTGCCTGTCGGCGGCAAGCGGCTTGCCGAAGAGGTGCGCTTGGGCTGTGTCCATCGCCCAAAAGCCTGCCAGCAATTTGTTCATGAAGAGCCTTCGCTCTACGCCTGTGTCTTCCGACTGCTCGACATAGCGTCGGATTAGCCGGCTCTCCTCATCGGGTGAGAGCGCCAGGGTCAGGATGGTCTCCGCCAGGTCGTAGGCAGGATCGACCACGTTCAGCTCGGATTTGCCCATGCCGTGATGCTCGTAGTCGGTCTTGAGCAATCCGTGTGACCCGTTGATCCATTCGGTGCGCGCCATATTGCCGTCGATGAGCGTGGGCAATGGGCAGTGCTGCTGTGCCAGTCTCCGCTCAAGGCGCGGCCGCATCAGCGTGTCTGTAATGATTCTGCCGTAGGCCTTGCTGAGAGCCTCCTGCAGCAATCGATAACCATTTTGATGCTGTCGCAAATGCTTGCTTGAAACTAAATTTGTTCCGAGACTCAGGCAGCGAACTCTCGCGGCCACGTATGAGGCGGACGTCTCAATTAGTTTTTCGCGCTCCTCGGCTCTGTTCAGGGGGAATGAAGCCTGCGGAAACCATTCCATATAGAGGATCCCGTCGCGAAGCCCGAGAATCGGCGGGACGAAGCCTGAGAGCCGGTGACCGGCCAGAAACGCGTGATAGCCGAGCCATCCCCAACCGACGCTCTTTGCCAGGACGTACCGCGTTCCCTCCTGTCCCTGAGGCGTCTTCAAGTGAACTTCGTAAATCCGTTTAAGCCGCGTGCTGCGGCCGCCGCGCGACAAACTCTGTAAGCGAGCATTGAACTCCGTTACGCTTTTGCTGGCGACCAGCCGTATGTCGGCGACATTCTGGCGCCAAAAGTACTCAGCCAATCGGCCTTCCACCAGTCTTTGGTCGAGTAGCCGATGCTTATGCCATTGCTCAGGTTCCAGCGACACGACAAAATTTTCGGACAGAGGCCCGAAGCAGTCTCTTCTCGCCGGGTGAGCAGGGGCGAGGACTCTGAGCTTATCGGGAGCAAATCCTGCTCGGCGAGCCAGATCGAGACCCAAGACAATCGTATCACCGGTGTGTGGCGCATCGTCAACAATCAGGGCCGTGAAGCCCCGCTGGGCGCAACGACTGAGTTCCTGACGCTCCCACCGCCCCGGACCTTTGTTCGGCTGAATCGTCAATGAGGACACCGTCCGATAGCCTTCAGCCTTGAAAAACGCTCGCAGCAAAGGAGCAAAATAGGAACCTGAGGTGCGCAGCCCCAGGATCAGGATTGCTTCCGACCGATCCGGGAAGCGCTGCGCAAAGCGTTGTCCGAGCGCCAGGACATCGAAATGTGTCAAGTCGAGCCGGCGGAATGGGGTTGGGACACCGATGTGCTCAGTTTGCAAATCGGGTGGCAGAGGCGAAAGCAACAGCTTGGCCAAATTGCTGCCTGACTCGGCGAAGCAGGTCGGGTCAGAGAGTTGCCGGGCAACGACGACTGCAAGAAAATCGTCCAGCCCTGCCTGCCAGCGCTCCCGCCAGCGACGTACCTGCGCCCGGCGGCGCTGTGGCAGGATACCCGTCAGTCTTTCCGTCGCCCATCTGGCGCTACGTCCAAGAGCCCTTGCGGCCAATGCCCTAGGCATGCGCAGGGTTGGCCCGCGCAGGTGCTCGTCCACAGCGTTCAACAATCCGCAGGAAAGCAGAAATACGTTGGTGACGACTTCACTGGTTTGCCAGCCCCCCGGAGTACTCGGCAGCCGATCGATTTCGTCGGCAAGGCGCTCAATTGCTTCGCCAACCGTCAGATGCGGATCCAGACACCAATTATAGGCGGAATAGAAATTCGTCTCGGCCGGCAACGCGTCGTGTCGCGCCGGCAGTCGGTCGAACATCGCAGGTTTTGTCAGTGTGAGCATCATGCGTTTGCTGCAATTCTCCGTCGTCCTACGACGCCGATACGGTATCCATCTCGTGCACATCATGCCGGGAGTATCCGTCGACGGCGCGTGCGTAGATTGCCATGAGCACCTCATGGTTCGCGTCGGCGGTGAAATTCTGATCAAAGGTCTCCCGCGCGGCCCGTCGCATCCGCTTCAGAGCGGATGAGTCCGAGAAGAGGCATCGGACCTTCGCGGCCAAGTCTTCCGGGTTGCCAGGGTCGAAGCGCAATCCGTTGCGGCGGTCCTCGACGATTTCGGCCATCGCTCCCAGTCTGGAGACGACGACGGGCGTGCCCTTGGCGAACGCCTCGATCACAACGCGCGGAAGCGCACTTTCGTAACATTGCGACGGCAGCACTAAAAACGCCGCCGCTCCGATCAGATCGTAGACCTTCTCGTGCGAAACGCCTTGCAGCCACTGAATCGCGGCATTTTGTGCCGCCGCCTCCTGAACCGCGGGCGCCAGCGGACCGTCGCCGGCGATCTTCAACGGCACCGCCTTCCCAACGCTCCGCCACGCCCTCAGAAGGGTCTCGACCCCCTTTTCCGCCGACAGCCGGCCGACATAGACGGCATATCCGCCGTTTCCCGCGCCCGCGCCCGGCTCCGGATAGGCGAAGTTGGATTTGACGGCGATTTTGTCTGCGGGAAGCCCTCCCTCGATGAACTTGCGCCGGCTGAATTCACTCAGGGCGATATACGCGTCGACTGCGTTGCGCCACGTTCCCAATAAGCGATGCGACGCGATCATCGCCGCGACTGCGGCGCTGGCGGCGCGGCTGTCGCGGTAGCAGCTGTGCGCAACGCCGCGCCAGGGGACCGTCTTGCCGAGGCAATCCTCGCAAGGCTTGCCGTCGCGGAACAGGAGGGCGTTGACACAGACAAGCCGAAAGTTGTGCAGCGTCTGGACGACGGGAACGCGCTCGGCCCGCGCGGCGTAATAGGCGGCAGGAGAGATCAGCGGAAGCGTATTGTGGAAATGGACGACCTGCGGGTGATGCACGCCAATCAGACGCCGCATCTCGAGAAATGCCGGACGGCTCCAGATCGTGCGGCCCGCGAGCTCCAGGCGTCCCATGCCGTCGGTTGCGTCGTTGGACAGGCAATATTGCGTCACACGGTGTCCGTGCGCCCTGAGCATTGCGACCTCGGCTGCGACGCATTGGTCCTCACCGCCGGCGAGCTTGTAGAAGTTGTGCGCCACCAGGATGTTCATGATCGTCTCATCCTCCGGCTGCGGCCGTTTTCGCCGCCTGCGCCGCTTGGTCGAGCACCGTGACCGAGGGCATGGACAGCCGGCAGAGTTGTCCGTTGGTGAGGGCGGGCGCTTCACGCACGAAACTGCCCATAAGACACAGGACGTCTTTCAGACGCTGCCATTGGCTGGCGTCCTGCAACTCCCAGGAATGTCCCCATAGATGGAAGACGCCGCCTCGGTCGATGGCGTGGCGCAACAACGATTCCGCCATCGCGGGCCATTCGGCCGCACGACCATGGATGACGTAAAGCCAGAGATTGGCCAAAGCCTTCCGCTTGATCGCGTTTTTTGCGAAAGCCAAAAAGCGGTGCGGAAAGGCCTGAATGGTTGTCGGCATCAGCATGAGCCCCGCTTGCCGCCGCGGGAAGTCGAGCGAAAGCAATTCGACGCCGCGCACGCCGACGTATCCTGCCTTTTTCGCGATCGCTAGGTGCCGGCCCGAGTACTTGCCTTCCGGCGGACAAAACATCAGGCACGGCAGGCCGGTGTTGTTTTCAAGCCAGGATCTGGAGCCGACGATCTCTTGCCAGGCTTGTTGCTCCGTCGCGCCGGTGAGAACAGTGTGGTGCAGAGTATGCGCGCCAATTTCAAAAACGAGGCTCAGCTCCCGAAGCTGGGCAGCCGTCATCGTGCCATTCTCTGCGGTCATCGGTATGTAAAAGGTGCCGCGCAGGCCATACTTCGTGAGCAGTTCGGCGACGCGCAAATCCAACGGATGGCCGTCGTCCCAGCTTGTCGTGATGTATGTCGTCGGCTTTACAATCACACTTCCACCCATGCATTGAGGAGGGAAATACCTACGTCTAGCCAAATCTCTTATGTGGACACAGCGGATCGTCGAATTCAGCCTTCAGCCTGCCAACCATTGTGTCGATGCGGCGGGAGGCGATGTATTTGATGAGCACGTACCAAAGTCCGCGCAGCGACCACGATGCGGCGAGCCTCTTCAGATGTGCTCGCGCGCAGGCCTCGATTTCGTCCAGAGACCGCTGCTTCTCTTCGAGAGGCTTGATCGTCTCAATGAAGGTTCGCAAGACGCCATGGGTGAACATCTGTCTGCGCAATAGAGCGCCGGGGTGGCCTATGGTGGCCTTCACAGTTATTCCCGTACCATACAGCATGTACGCCAGATCGTGTGATGCCGGATACCAACGCTTGGGGACGTCATCGCGGAACAAGCAATGCTCATGCGCGCCCAGGTCGACGAATGAGAGATCTCTGGCCACGATGCCGCACAAAACATTATTGAGACTTAGATCGCCGTGAACATTTGAGTCGATCGACCAATATCTGTTCATTGCAGCGACAAATGCGCGCGAGGCCGATTCCAACACTTCAGATGTCACGTTCTCACCGGTATCCAGGCACAAGTCGAGCTTTCTTCCTGGAACCATAGTCATCACCAGTGCGAGTGGTGATTCGCATAAGTACAGTGGCGCCGGACTAGAGATTTTCCAGCCATTGATGGTGAGACCGTCCACCGCTGCATGCAATCGAGAGAGCGCATCAAGCTGCGTGCGCACCACTTCGACATTTGGCGCTGCGGATGGTTTGTACAACTTGATCACCAAACTGCGGTATGCTTGCCAGACCGGCTGCTGGTTCGGCGATGTAACAGCATAAACAATCGCCTGGCCCCCCTCATCAAGCTGTTCAACAACCCAGCCGCGGTCTATGGAGCTTCGGGTGAACTGCTGGATTACCCGGACCGCCATCGCTGAGTTGGAATCCGAGCCAATCTGCATGGGATCTGGTTTTGGGTTGCATTGCGGGACGAGGGTTAGGAACGCTACCCACCGTCCCACCGACCCGGCGACGTTACCCGCCAAGAAACCGTAAGCCGCCCCCACCAACCCCCACTCGACCATCAAAAGCCAGACGAGAAGGCCGGTGATAACGGCCCCGATTGAACCGGCCCAGACGATTGCACGAGCGCGCTCCAAGCTCGCCAGC is drawn from Bradyrhizobium lablabi and contains these coding sequences:
- a CDS encoding LuxR C-terminal-related transcriptional regulator, yielding MRCTSVVIADRHPVVLQGLTNVLGAESSFKIVASCSDGTDCIEAIRRLVPDIAVLDISMPGLTGLEILAIANSENLPTRLVFFTTSIEDRELVMSAAAGAYGVIPKDATPEFLLQSLRQVADGQRLLPLPSSDSAVSRDRANIAIAENVLTVLTDRERQIMRLVSKGLSNKEIGRRLNIADGTIKVHLHHIYQKLEISNRTVLAALALSQNETAGRLAESQVPRIRETGQR
- a CDS encoding LuxR C-terminal-related transcriptional regulator translates to MRTGLEVIMSRRRSFATVLVGKHILLREGLARILRPANFRILASVLSADNLLQSKLQLHQPLFLIVHTGDDFDAAVEQIELFRDQHPGGRIAIVADHYRLDDLVSAFRAGANGYFVDVMTCDAFIKSLELVMMGETIFPPAFLSFVLDLESDHFAAAMTRDENNQAILVTDGDTPAPQLSPREKSILGCLIEGDSNKCIARKIDIAEATVKVHVKAILRKIRVQNRTQAAIWGMNNGWLARTANNKSPLSTSDVNKRLPNPVGEIPEIKRIDPPVPLGVIDHETIQLQVPRTDHFIGKLKTEGRIRLRK
- a CDS encoding LuxR C-terminal-related transcriptional regulator, whose product is MVASTSRVPRDTDKTPRRNSVVIGDRNPVFLCGLASVLQTEDDFVVVASCQDETECVEAIRSHSPSLALLDMSLADLSGLPVLAVVRTEALPTRVVFLSSSATDPATAFSMGASGVLPKDGTPQSLVRWLRQIMSGQQLVPRAVRNTRVRGEPDESVVALTAREGQIIELVSTGLSNREVGKRLHISEGTIKVHLHHIFQKLSIRNRTVLANIGRMRPADSR
- a CDS encoding HAD hydrolase family protein — protein: MMLTLTKPAMFDRLPARHDALPAETNFYSAYNWCLDPHLTVGEAIERLADEIDRLPSTPGGWQTSEVVTNVFLLSCGLLNAVDEHLRGPTLRMPRALAARALGRSARWATERLTGILPQRRRAQVRRWRERWQAGLDDFLAVVVARQLSDPTCFAESGSNLAKLLLSPLPPDLQTEHIGVPTPFRRLDLTHFDVLALGQRFAQRFPDRSEAILILGLRTSGSYFAPLLRAFFKAEGYRTVSSLTIQPNKGPGRWERQELSRCAQRGFTALIVDDAPHTGDTIVLGLDLARRAGFAPDKLRVLAPAHPARRDCFGPLSENFVVSLEPEQWHKHRLLDQRLVEGRLAEYFWRQNVADIRLVASKSVTEFNARLQSLSRGGRSTRLKRIYEVHLKTPQGQEGTRYVLAKSVGWGWLGYHAFLAGHRLSGFVPPILGLRDGILYMEWFPQASFPLNRAEEREKLIETSASYVAARVRCLSLGTNLVSSKHLRQHQNGYRLLQEALSKAYGRIITDTLMRPRLERRLAQQHCPLPTLIDGNMARTEWINGSHGLLKTDYEHHGMGKSELNVVDPAYDLAETILTLALSPDEESRLIRRYVEQSEDTGVERRLFMNKLLAGFWAMDTAQAHLFGKPLAADRQQEFHLQFMSAWNFLTVHAARYCGSFCRPPQALEWRSPLVALDVDGVLDRRLFGFPCASAVGIEALSLLNAHGFSVALNTARSAAEVKDYCQAYHLAGGVAEHGSYLWDAVGQRERILIDPEAMVQLDQLRSHLRLLPGVFLDDRHQYSIRAFSYHDKPRGLLSSVLNSARSFSIGGGAPAPLPKLIMHHLMKSLGLDRLSFHQTTIDTTIVAKDVNKGTGLSALRDWVLRPDAETIAVGDSEWDLPMFRAATHSFAPANIDRVREARLLGCQIVRHPYQRGLLEIARLLVHPHGGSCEHCAEGKTLRPGGPTLFLEVLQAADESRARNLFRGLFDPAVFRIFVR
- a CDS encoding glycosyltransferase family 4 protein, which translates into the protein MNILVAHNFYKLAGGEDQCVAAEVAMLRAHGHRVTQYCLSNDATDGMGRLELAGRTIWSRPAFLEMRRLIGVHHPQVVHFHNTLPLISPAAYYAARAERVPVVQTLHNFRLVCVNALLFRDGKPCEDCLGKTVPWRGVAHSCYRDSRAASAAVAAMIASHRLLGTWRNAVDAYIALSEFSRRKFIEGGLPADKIAVKSNFAYPEPGAGAGNGGYAVYVGRLSAEKGVETLLRAWRSVGKAVPLKIAGDGPLAPAVQEAAAQNAAIQWLQGVSHEKVYDLIGAAAFLVLPSQCYESALPRVVIEAFAKGTPVVVSRLGAMAEIVEDRRNGLRFDPGNPEDLAAKVRCLFSDSSALKRMRRAARETFDQNFTADANHEVLMAIYARAVDGYSRHDVHEMDTVSAS
- a CDS encoding polysaccharide deacetylase family protein, giving the protein MIVKPTTYITTSWDDGHPLDLRVAELLTKYGLRGTFYIPMTAENGTMTAAQLRELSLVFEIGAHTLHHTVLTGATEQQAWQEIVGSRSWLENNTGLPCLMFCPPEGKYSGRHLAIAKKAGYVGVRGVELLSLDFPRRQAGLMLMPTTIQAFPHRFLAFAKNAIKRKALANLWLYVIHGRAAEWPAMAESLLRHAIDRGGVFHLWGHSWELQDASQWQRLKDVLCLMGSFVREAPALTNGQLCRLSMPSVTVLDQAAQAAKTAAAGG